A stretch of DNA from Verrucomicrobiia bacterium:
CGCGGCCGAGGTGTTCATGAGTCCCGGGCTGCGAAAGGCCCTCGATGCGGCCGGCAACGAAGCATCGAAGCTCAAGGATGATTACATCAGCACCGAGCACCTGCTGCTCGGATTGCTTGATGACCCCGATACTTCCCTCAAGAAAATCCTCCAGACACACGGCCTCAAGCGCGATGCGATCCTGCGTGCCCTGGCCGATCTTCGTGGGAACCAGCGCGTGACCGATCAGAATCCAGAGGACAAGTTCCAGGCGCTGGACAAGTACGGTCGGGACCTGACCGCTCTTGCGCGGCAGGGAAAGATCGATCCAGTGATTGGTCGCGATGAGGAAATTCGGCGCGTGATGCAGGTGCTCACGCGCAGAACAAAGAATAATCCCGTGCTCATTGGCGAGCCGGGCGTCGGCAAGACTGCGATTGCCGAGGGGCTCGCGCGGCGCATCGTCAGCGGAGACGTTCCCGAATCGCTGAAGAACAAGAAGCTCGTCGCGATGGATCTTGGGGCGATGATTGCGGGCGCGAAGTATCGCGGTGAGTTTGAGGATCGGCTCAAGGCATTCCTCAAGGAGATTGTCGCAAGCGAAGGACGCATTCTTTTGTTCATCGATGAATTGCACACGCTGGTTGGGGCGGGCGCTGCGGAGGGCGCGACCGACGCGGCGAACATCATGAAGCCGCAGCTCGCGCGCGGCGAGTTGCGTGCGATTGGTGCGACCACGCTGGACGAGTATCGCAAGCACATTGAAAAGGACCCGGCTCTCGAACGGCGATTCCAGCCCGTCACGGTCAACGAACCCACAGTGGAGGCAACGATCGCAATCCTGCGCGGTTTGAAGGAGCGTTATGAAGTGCATCATGGGGTTCGCATCCAGGATGCAGCGCTCGTCTCGGCCGCGACGCTGTCTCATCGATATATCTCCGATCGCTTCCTGCCGGACAAAGCCATTGACCTCGTTGACGAGGCGGCTTCACGCCTGCGAATGGAACTCGATTCGATGCCCGTTGAGATTGATCAGCTTGAGCGGCAGATCATGCAGCTGGAGATCGAGCAGAACGCGTTGAAGCGCGAGAAGGATGAGGCGTCGCGCGAGCGGCTGGGTCGCATCGAGAGGGAGCTCGCGAACTTGAAGGAACAATCGACGAAGCTGAAGGCGCAGTGGCAGAACGAAAAAGCCGCCATCAACGCTGCGAGCATCATCAACGGCCAGATCGAGCAAGCGAAGCTCGACCTTGAGGAAGCCCAGCGGAAAGCGGACCTGAACCTCGCGGCGCAGATTCAATACGGGCGCCTTCCGGAATTGCAGCAGAAACTCACGGCGGCGGAGAAGGCTTTGAAGGAAAAGCCCAGCGAGAACCGGCTGCTTTCAGAGGAAGTCACGGACGAGGACATCGCCAAGGTGGTTGCGTCGTGGACGGGAATCCCCGTGACGCGCATGCTTGAGGGCGAACGCCAGAAGCTGGTTCGCATGGAGGAGCGATTGCAGCAGCGCGTGATTGGGCAAAAGGAAGCCATTGAAGCCGTTGCGAACGCGGTGCGCCGCTCGCGCAGCGGGTTGCAGGAGCCGAATCGTCCCATGGGCTCATTCATTTTCCTCGGACCCACGGGCGTGGGTAAGACTGAAACGGCACGTGCGCTGGCGGAGTTCCTGTTCGATGACGAGAACGCCATGGTGCGCATCGACATGAGCGAATACATGGAGAAGCACACCGTGGCGCGATTGATTGGCGCGCCGCCGGGGTACGTTGGCTACGAGGAAGGCGGGCAGTTGAGCGAGGCAGTTCGACGCAAGCCGTATTCGGTGGTGCTCTTTGACGAGATTGAGAAAGCGCATCACGACGTTTTCAACGTGCTGCTGCAGGTGCTCGATGACGGGCGATTGACGGATGGGCAAGGGCGGACAGTGGATTTCAAAAACTCGATCATCGTCATGACCAGCAATATTGGATCGCCCGTGATCCAGGAATATTACAGCTCGGGCGCGCTGAGCGCCGCGGGCCATGCTGAGATGGAGAACCTCGTTCGCACCGAATTGAAAGCGCATTTTCGCCCGGAGTTTTTGAATCGGGTGGACGACATCATCATCTTCCACAGCCTGGACGAATCGCAGATTGCGAGCATCGTGGACATTCAGCTTCAGCGGCTGGCGAAACGATTGACAGCGCAACAGTTGAGCCTGGAGGTGGATGCATCCGCAAAGCGGCTGATTGCCAGGGAAGGCTTCGATCCGCAGTTCGGAGCGCGGCCTTTGAAACGGGCGATACAGAATCGGCTGCTCGACCCGCTCGCGACGAAGCTGCTCGTGGGCGATTTCAAGCCCGGTGACCGCATCCAGGTGACAGCGCCTGACGGTGAATTGGTGTTTAGCAAGTGATCGTGTCAGGCGCGAACGGTTCTTCGTTTGCCCGGGACGCGGGTTGGGGCGAGAGTGCAGGCATGGACGATGTCATCGTGATCGGGGCCGGAGCGGCTGGTTTGATGGCGGCGAAGGATCTGACGGCGAAAGGATTTTCGACCACGATCGTTGAGGCTCGGGATCGCGTCGGCGGCCGCATCTGGTCTCTTGAGCCATCGTCGGCCGGATTCCCGATCGATGCCGGAGCGGAGTTCATTCACGGTCGCCGCAACGACGTTTGGGAAATGGCCCGCACGGCAGCGCTGTCGACGCACGAGGTGCCTGACAGGCACTGGCGATTCGCACGGAACCGGCTCATTGAAACGCGCTCCTTTTGGGATGATCTCGCAACGGTCCTCGATCGGATCAACCCCTCGCTGGATCCTGAGCAGGATTTTCATTCGTGGCTGAAGCATCAGCGGGGCATTGACAAGAGCTCACGCGAGCGTGCATGGCATTTTGCGGAAGGTTTTCACGCGGCGCCCGCGGATAGAATCAGCCTCTACTCGGTTGCGACAAGTCATCGGGCATCGAAGGAAACCGAGGGCGACGCCGCGTTCCGGATCAATGCCGGCTATGGGGCGCTCGCGGGCTGGTTGCTGGCGCAGGTGCTCGCGCGCGGCGGGCGTTTGCTGCTGGGAACGCGCGTTAAGTCGATTCACTGGCGGCCTGAGTTCGTGGAGATCCACGCGGAAACCTCTGCGGGAATGCGGCAATTACGGGCGCGAGCCGCCGTCGTGACACTTCCGCTCGGCGTGCTGAAATCCGGCGCGGTGCGCTTCGAGCCAGCGCTCGGACCCAAGGCGGATGCCATCGAGAGATTGCAAGCCGGGTCAGTCGTGAAGATTTCGTTGCTGTTCCGCAACCGTTTCTGGCCCGTCGACAACTTCGGATTCATCCATTCGGACGAGGAGTGGCTGCCGACCTGGTGGGCGGATGAACGGGGACTTGCACTCGTGGGCTGGGCCGGCGGGCCGCGCGCGGCACTGCTCGCGCAGGAGGGCGAACGTGCTGTTTTGAACGAAGCGATCCAGGCAATTACGAGGATTTTCTCGGTATCGGAACAGAGCGTTCGCGAGGAATTGATCCAGAGCTTTTGGCACGATTGGGATCACGATCCCTTCACGCTGGGCGCCTACAGCTACATTCCGGCTGGATGTGGCGCGATGCCGCAGTTGCTGGGGGAACCCATTGCGCAGACGCTCTTCTTTGCGGGGGAGGCGACCGATGCGAACGGGCATCAGGGGACAGTGCACGCAGCGCTGGCGAGCGGACGCCGGGCGGCGGCGGAGATCGCCGCACGCGAGCTTCGGAGGTTTGCCGTGCGCTAGAAGCAAAGCGTGGAATGCATCCAGCCTGAACTTCGCTGGTGAAGATGAAATCGAATAGCTGCGGGTGGATTTCGAGCATGGGCGAACACCGGGCTTGCCTGAATCCTCTGCACGCACCCAGAATTCAACGTTATGCTCGATTACCTGCCTGCCTTTGCCGAAGCGTTTTCAAACCGTGGGCTTCATCTGTTTCGAACCGTCGCGTTCCCCGCGTGCCTCCTTGCCGCCGCAATTGCTTCATCACCCGCGCAGCAACCGACGAACAGTTCGATCAACATGGCGGTCGTTGCAAAAGCGTCTGCGTCGTTCAATTCCGGAGACACTTCACCCAACGCCTTGAACGACGGTTTCAACCCGCGCAGTTCGCGCGACGCCCGGCGCGGAACCTATGGGAACTGGCCGCGCACAGGGACTGAATGGGTGCAGTATGAATGGAGCCGCCCGATCAGCACGCGGCAGGTGGAAGTCTATTGGTGGGCAGATGGCCAGGGTGTCGGGGTGCCCAAATCGTGCCGCTTGCTTTACTGGAACGGAACCGAATTTGTTCCAGTGAACCATGCGTCGGGCCTCGGCGTGGCGGCAAACCAGTTCAACACCACGTCGTTCGATGAAGTCACCACGCCGAAGTTGCGGCTGGAAATGGAATCCGACGGACGCCTGTCCACCGGCGTTTTGGAATGGCGCGTTCATGATTCCGGCAAGTCGCCCGAGTTCCCGCCGTCAGTTGCTGCAGGAGTCGATCGCATCGCTGTGATGGGAGGCAAGACTTACCTGTCCGGCCACGTGAAGACACTGAAGCCGTCCGCTGCTGCGGGCGACGTTGTCTGGAGCGTTGAATCGGGCCCCGGGCGCGTGAGGTTTGAAAACTCGAAAGCCGCAGATACCACCGCGACATTTTCGAAGGTTGGCGATTACGTGCTGAAGCTGACGGCGGGGTCGGGCGAACTCCAGGACGAATCCACGCTGCGGGTGCGTGTCACGCCAGCCCCGCCGAGGGAGCGTCTCGATGTTGTTTACACCACGCGCTACAGCATCGACAGCCCGCTTTGGAATTCCCGCGCCAAGGCGCTGATCGTGAACTGGATTCCGCATTGCATCGACATGAACAACCGCACAAACCTGACGCAGGGGCAGGGCGGCATTGATAATTTTGTTGAGGCGGCGAAGAAACTGCGCGGCGAGCCGGCGGCGCGCCACAAGGGTTATGTTTTCGCCAACGCATGGGTGCATCAAACGGTGGAGGCCATGTGCATCGCGCTGATGGTCGATCCCAAGGGCGACCCGGAAATCATCGCGGCGCAGGACAAGATGAAGGCCACGCTCGAGGATTGGATTCCCAAGATTCTTGCGGCGCAGGAACCTGATGGATACCTGCAGACAGCCTACACGCTGGCGGATCGCAGCCGCTGGCCCGAACGCTGGGGGCCGCGCAACCGTGCTGACCACGAGGGTTACGTTGCGGGATATTTCATTGAATCGGCCATCAATCATTACACCCTCACGGGCGGCAAGGACCGCCGCCTTTACGACGCGGCCAAAAAGCTTTCGGATTGCTGGGTTGCCAATATTGGCCCTGGCAAAAAGCAATGGTGGGATGGGCATCAGGAAATGGAGCAGGCGCTGGTGCGATTTGGCCGTTTCGTGAATGACGTGGAAGGCCAGGGCCGCGGCGACAGTTACACCCGGCTCGCCAAGTTCCTGCTCGACTGCCGCGGTGATGGCAGCGAGTACGACCAGAGCCACCTTCCTGTCCAACAACAATACGAAGCAGTCGGCCACGCCGTGCGCGCGGTCTACAGTTACTCGGGCATGGCCGACGTCGCTGCCGAAACTGGGGATCGCGATTACGAAAGCGCAGTGATGTCGCTCTGGGACAACATGGTGAATCGCAAATACTATGTGACGGGCGGCATTGGCAGCGGCGAAACCTCGGAGGGCTTCGGCCCGGATTATTCGCTGCGCAACAATGCCTACTGTGAGTCGTGCTCGAGCTGCGGTCTCATTTTCTTTCAATACAAGCTGAACCTCGCCTATCACGACGCGAAGTACGCCGACCTTTATGAGGAGACGATGTATAACGCGCTGCTCGGCGCCACGGACCTGAACGGCACCGTGTTTAATTACACCAATCCATTGATCGATGGACGCCGCACGGCCTGGCATGCGTGTCCCTGTTGCGTCGGGAACATTCCGCGCACGTTGCTCATGATCCCGACCTGGACTTACGTGAAGGGCCGCGACGGAATCTACGTGAACATGTTTGTTGGGAGCACGATCAACGTCGATCGCATTGCGGGCACCGATGTGCAGATGGTCCAGAAAACTGATTATCCGTGGGACGGCAAGGTTTCGATCACCGTTAATCCCAAGCAGTCGAAGCGCTTCGCGATTCGCGTTCGCGTGCCGGATCGCCAGACGAGTGCGTTGTACGAGCATACTCCCGAGGTTCGCGGATTGACGTCGCTTTCGGTGAATGGCAAGGCGATGAAACCCAAGGTTGAAAAGGGCTATGCGATTATTGAACGACGCTGGTCGGCCGGGGACCGCATCGATTTCGAGGTTCCGCTCCTGCCCCAGCGGATCAAGGCCGACGAGCGGATCGTCGGTAATCGCGGCCGGGTCGCTCTTCGATTTGGTCCGCTGGTTTACAACGTGGAACGCGCTGATCAGGCCAATCTCGACCAGCCCCTCGGCAAGGCTCCGATCAAAGCAGAATGGATGGGTGATCTCCTGGGCGGCGTGACGGTATTGAAAGGCCAGTGGGCAAACGGATCGTCAATGATCGCGATACCGAACTATGCGCGGATGAATCGGGTTGGCCAGGTCGCGGGCGAGGAGACTGAAGTGGTTAATTACGCGCCGGGCGCATCGGCGACGGGCGCCACGACCAATGCCCCATCGGCGCAGCCGCAACGCCGGGGTCCCGGCGGCGGCCCGAACTCGATCGTTTGGATGCGCGACGAGTAGGCACCGAAGGGCGGATTAAGCTGCGTGGCGCCAGGTCTCTCCGACGAGCCGGGACTGTATCGCAGGCTTCCAATCCGGCCGAATGTGCCAGGTGCGGGCGCATTGGAAACCTGTGGTTCAAGGTGGATTTTCCGCGCGGCTGGCCTACCATCCGGCCGTGACTCAATCTCTATCGATTTCAGGACAGACTTCACCCGTCTCCGCTGCACAGGTCGAGACTTTGGTGGCGCAGGCATTGCCGGAGGCGGCCTATCACGGACGGCGCATTCTGATGGTTGTTCCCGACCACACCCGCACGGCACCCGTCGGCCTGCTGTTCAAATCCATTCATCAGCAGATTGGCGGTGTGGCCGCCGAATTGGATGTCATCGTTGCGCTCGGCACTCATCCCGCAATGAGCGAGGAAGCAATCTGCGCGCGGCTTGAGATCACACTCGACGAACGCCGCTCGCGCTACGCAAAGGTGCGCTTCTTCAATCATGAATGGGACAACCCGCAGGCGCTTCGCGAGATCGGATCGCTGACCTCGGCTGAGGTGAGCGAGTTGACGGGCGGATTGTTCTCGATGGATGTTCCCGTTGAAATCAACCGTCTCGTGTTCAATTACGATGAGGTGATGATCGTCGGTCCTGTTTTCCCGCACGAGGTCGTGGGCTTCTCGGGCGGCAACAAATATCTTTTCCCCGGCATCGGCGGTCCGAAAATTCTCAACTTCTTTCACTGGCTGGGCGCCGTTGTCACGAACCCGATGATCATCGGAAACAAATGGACGCCTGTTCGCAAGGTGGTCGATCGCGCAGGCGCTTTGGTGAAGATTGAAAAGCGATGCTTTGCCATGGTGGTCGCGCCCGACAAGTCGCTCGTGGGTCTCGCGTTCGGAACACCTGAAAGCGCATGGGATACTGCCAGCGAGCTCTCGCGGCAGACGCATATCGTCTACAAGGACAAGCCGTTCAAGACGGTGCTGTCGAACATGCCGCCGATGTATGACGACCTCTGGGTGGCTGGCAAGGGGATGTACAAGCTTGAACCTGTCGTTGCTGATGGCGGCGAGCTGATCATTTACGCACCGCACGTTCACGAGATTTCCGTGACGCATGGGCGTGTGATCGAGCAGATTGGCTATCACTGCCGCGACTACTTCCTGAAGCAATGGGACCTCTTCAAAAACTTTCCGTGGGGCATCGTTGCGCACTCAACCCACGTGCGCGGGATCGGAACCTTTGAAGACGGCGTGGAGCGCTGTCGCATCCAGGTCACGCTCGCGACCAGCATTCCTGAGTCGACCTGCCGCAAGATCAACCTTGGCTACCGTGATCCCAAGACGATTCGCCCTGAGGACTTCGCGAACCGTGAAGCGGAGGGAATCCTTTACGTGCCGAAGGCGGGTGAGATGCTGTATCACCTCCGCAACCAACCGAAGTGGGCTGGCGGTAATTGATCGCATCCACCGTGCCGCGGTGGAAATCGATTGCGGCGGTCCCTGTTTCTCCTGCGCGCGCGCCGCACTTGGTGATACGTTGTCCTGCAAAACCCCGCGCTGTCGTTACCTTGATTCGCTGAACGGCGTCAGCCTTGGGACATTGTCTGATGAAAAAAGCCGCTGTAGTGCTGATTCTTGTTTGCTGCGCCATCGCGTTTGGGTGGGTTCTCGTCGACCGCATCCGCAACGCCAAGGCGCCGGTGGCGCAATCCGAGCAGGGCCCCGCGCCCGTGGAGGTCGCTCCGATTGAACGCGGAGCGATCGAATGGCGTCGCGCATTCAGTGGAACGCTTGAATCCTCCGGCGAATTCGTTGTTGCACCCAAGATCTCAGGGCGGATCGAACGCCTGGCTGTCGACCTCGCCGATCCCGTGTCGCGAGGACAGGTGGTGGCGGAGCTCGACGATGACGAATATGTGCAGGAGGTGGCGCAGGCGGAGGCGGAACTCGCGGTGACGCGGGCCAATCTGAAGGAAGCCGTCAGCATGCATGAACTCGCGCAGCGGGAAATCGCGCGCGTGCAAACGCTGACGCAGCAGGGAATCGGATCGGAATCGCAACTGGACATTGCGCTCGCCGACCAGCTGGCGCGGGACGCTGCGGTCCAGGTGGCGCAGGCTCATGTTCTCCGTGCCGAGGCCGCTGTCAGCACGGCGCGCATCCGGCTCGGTTACGCGAAGGTGGCGGCGATCTGGACCGGCGGAAGCGATGAACGTGTCGTGGCCCACCGGCATGTGGAGGAGGGCGACACGGTGGCCGCCAATGCGCCCCTGTTGACCATCGTGGAACTCGATCCCATCAAGGCCGTCATTCACCTGACAGGACGCGACTACGGGCACATGCGAGCGGGGCAGACGGTGGCGCTTTCGTCGGATTCGTATGCAGGAAAAACATTCGCCGGGCGGGTAACGCGCGTTGCTCCCGTGTTTGAAGAGGCTTCGCGACAGGCGCGCGCCGAATTGACCGTTGCGAATCCTGACCTGCAGTTGAAGCCTGGAATGTTCGTGCGGGCTGAAACCATCCTGCAGCGCGTGGAGAACGCCACGATTGTTCCGTTGTCGGCATTGACGACGCGCGATGGGAAAACTGGGGTCTTCGTCGTAAGCGATGCAGGTGACCGCGTCGCATGGCGGCCGGTGGAAGTCGGGATCCGCGAGAACGAGCGTGTGCAGGTGATTGGCGACGGCCTCGCCGGGCGCGTCGTTACCCTTGGGCAACAGCTGCTGGATGACGGTTCGGCGATCACGATTCCCCAGCGCCAATCCAGCCAGGCGCCCACGGCAGAGAACGGATGAGGCTTCCTCAATTCAGCGTTCACAAACCGATCTTTGTCACAATGGTCTGCCTGATCGTGGTGATCCTCGGGGCGGTGTCGCTAAGCCGCGTGCGCATTGACCTCCTGCCCGACATCGAACTGCCCACGATTTCCATCCGCACCGAATACGAGGGCGCCAGTCCCGAGGTCATGGAACGGCTCGTCACGTCGGTCATCGAGGAGATTGTTGCGACGGTTCCGGGCGTGGAGGAGATGACATCGATCTCATCGCACGGAAGCAGCAGCGTGCGGGTGACGTTTGGGTGGGGAACGGACATTGACGCCGCGGCGCTGGATGTCCAGGCGACGCTTGAAGACGAGTTGAACGAGCTGCCTGAGGACATCGTCCGCCCGCGCGTGAGCAAGTTTGATGTCGCGAGTTTTCCGGTCGTGATTCTTGGGGTGGCGAGCACGCTCGATCCTGTTGAGTTGACCGAGTTGATTGATCGCCAGGTGCGCTATCGATTTGCGCGGCTGGCGGGTGTCGCCCAGGTGGATTTGTTCGGCGGTTATAATCGAGAAGTGCGGATCGAGCTGGATCCCGGCCGCATCAAGGCGCTCGGACTTCCACTGGATTCATTGCTCGAATCCATTCGCGACGCGAACCTCGATGTGCCAGCCGGAATGATAGAGCAGGGGAAGTATGAAGTGACCCTGCGCGCGCCTGCCGAGTTTCAGGACATCGACGAGATGCGGGCGACTGTAGTTGCGATGCGCGAGGGTGCGGCGGTGACGCTGGGACAGATCGCTGACGTGCGGGACACGTACGAGAAGCTGACGCGCATTGTGCGGGTGAACGGACGGCTTGGGCTGAGGCTCGGGATTCGCAAACAGGCAAACGCGAATACGGTCGAAGTCGCAAACGCCGTCCTCCGCGAGATCGAGGAGGTAAACCGTGATTTCCCCCAGTTGCAGGTTGTGGCCGTCGTGAACCAGGGCAACTTCATCGAACGCTCCATTGAAAACGTGGCCAACTCGGTCATGTACGGCGGCGTCCTGGCCGTGCTGGTGCTGATGTTTTTTCTCCGAAGCTTTCGCAGCACGGTGATCATCGCGCTCGCGATTCCCATTTCTATCATCGCGACCTTTGCGTTGATTTACTTTGGCGGGTTTACGCTCAACCTCATGACGCTGGGCGGCCTCGCTCTCGGGGTGGGGATGATGGTGGATTGCTCGATCGTGGTGCTGGAGAACATTTACCGGCGCAGGAAGGAAGAGAACGAAACGCCCGAGGCAGCGGCCGTGAATGGCACGAATGAGGTGGGGCCGGCGATCGTTGCCAGCACGCTGACAACGCTGGTGATTTTCCTCGCATTGATCTTCGTCCGCGGAGTTTCCGGAATCCTCTTCAAGGAGCTCGCCTATGTGATCGTGTTCTCGCTTGTTTGCTCGCTGTTCGTCGCGCTCACCATCGTTCCCATGCTCGCGTCCAAGCTCCTGCGCGCGGAGCCATCGAAGGCAGCGCCCGAGACGTGGGTGACACGCTGGAATCGACGGGCCGAAGCTGCATTCAACAGATTGGACACGTCGTATCGCGACTTGTTGCAGCGTGTGCTGATGCGGCGTTGGACGACAGTTATTGCGACGGTCGTCGTGTTCGGGTTCAGCCTGTTGCTGATTCCATTGATCGGGACCGAATTTCTGCCGCCGAGCGATGAAGGGGAGGTCCGCATCACTGGCGAAATGGAGATTGGCACGCGACTGGGAATTGTCGACCAGCAGACGCGCCGAATGGAGGAAGTGGTTTACGCGGCTGTTCCTGAGGCGGTCTCGGCGGTGGCGAGCGTTGGTGCGACTGGCTGGCGGCCGGACAGTGCGAGCCAGGGTGAAATTCAAATGTCATTGACCGGCGCGACCAAGAGGGAACGGTCGAACACGGAAATTGCCGAAGACCTGCGGCGGCGGCTCACGGGGCAAATCCCTGGCATGATTATTCGGACGCGCGCGCCCCAGGGACAGTTCATCCTGGAACGCATTCTGGGCGGTGAACAGTCGTTGATCGTGGAAGTTCGCGGCTTTGAGTTGGACACCCTCGAGTTGCTCGCGGATCAGGTGCGCGAACGTATTGCGGATGTTCCGGGCATTACTGATGTAGAAACGAGCCGCAAGGCTGGTGTTCCGCAGGAAGCACTCACGGTCGATCGCGAAAAGGCGGCGGATTTGGGAATCACGGTGCGCCGTGTTGTCGAGGCAATTGAAACCGCGGTGGCAGGCAGCCGCGCGGGGGAATTCCGTTCGGAGGGCAATTCGTATCGCATCCTGGTGAAGCTCAAGGACGCGGAGCGTGTTCCGCTGGACGAGATTCTGGATCTCACGCTGACGTCGGCAAATGGGCAGCAGGTTGCACTGCGCAACGTGGTTACCACCGAATCGGGGCGCGGCCCGATCCTGATTGATCGCAAGGATCAGCAACGCATTGTCACCGTGGAGGCGAACGTGGCGGGGCGCGATCTTGGTTCCGTTGCGGAGGAAGTCGAACAGCGGCTGCAAAGTATTGTCCGGCCCGTCGGCTATGAAGTTGGAGTGGCGGGAACCTACGAGGAGCAGCAGGAATCGTTTCGCGAGCTGATG
This window harbors:
- a CDS encoding efflux RND transporter permease subunit, with amino-acid sequence MRLPQFSVHKPIFVTMVCLIVVILGAVSLSRVRIDLLPDIELPTISIRTEYEGASPEVMERLVTSVIEEIVATVPGVEEMTSISSHGSSSVRVTFGWGTDIDAAALDVQATLEDELNELPEDIVRPRVSKFDVASFPVVILGVASTLDPVELTELIDRQVRYRFARLAGVAQVDLFGGYNREVRIELDPGRIKALGLPLDSLLESIRDANLDVPAGMIEQGKYEVTLRAPAEFQDIDEMRATVVAMREGAAVTLGQIADVRDTYEKLTRIVRVNGRLGLRLGIRKQANANTVEVANAVLREIEEVNRDFPQLQVVAVVNQGNFIERSIENVANSVMYGGVLAVLVLMFFLRSFRSTVIIALAIPISIIATFALIYFGGFTLNLMTLGGLALGVGMMVDCSIVVLENIYRRRKEENETPEAAAVNGTNEVGPAIVASTLTTLVIFLALIFVRGVSGILFKELAYVIVFSLVCSLFVALTIVPMLASKLLRAEPSKAAPETWVTRWNRRAEAAFNRLDTSYRDLLQRVLMRRWTTVIATVVVFGFSLLLIPLIGTEFLPPSDEGEVRITGEMEIGTRLGIVDQQTRRMEEVVYAAVPEAVSAVASVGATGWRPDSASQGEIQMSLTGATKRERSNTEIAEDLRRRLTGQIPGMIIRTRAPQGQFILERILGGEQSLIVEVRGFELDTLELLADQVRERIADVPGITDVETSRKAGVPQEALTVDREKAADLGITVRRVVEAIETAVAGSRAGEFRSEGNSYRILVKLKDAERVPLDEILDLTLTSANGQQVALRNVVTTESGRGPILIDRKDQQRIVTVEANVAGRDLGSVAEEVEQRLQSIVRPVGYEVGVAGTYEEQQESFRELMVSLVLALVLVYMVMACQYEALRDPLIVMASVPLAAIGVLLILFLTGTTLNVQSYIGCIMLGGIVVNNAILLVDQSGHLRKSPGWTTRAAVAEAGRRRLRPILMTTLTTMLGLLPLAFGIGEGADAQAPLARVVIGGLAASTIITLVLIPAIYSLVYRDR